Proteins found in one Chloroflexota bacterium genomic segment:
- a CDS encoding thiamine-binding protein has protein sequence MSGKTTSCQFSLYPLRKEHIGEILEEAIQEISNLPLTYQMGAMSTHIAGDEEQIFQALKLAFHRAAAYGDTVLVAIVSNACEG, from the coding sequence ATGAGTGGGAAGACGACCAGTTGCCAGTTCTCGCTGTACCCATTAAGGAAAGAACATATCGGTGAGATCTTAGAAGAGGCTATCCAAGAGATAAGTAATCTGCCATTAACTTATCAAATGGGGGCAATGAGCACACACATAGCTGGGGATGAGGAACAAATCTTTCAGGCGCTGAAGCTAGCCTTCCATAGAGCTGCTGCTTATGGGGATACAGTGCTCGTAGCCATCGTGTCCAATGCCTGTGAGGGTTAG
- a CDS encoding NTPase: MKSAFLITGKPGVGKTSVIKRMVNALGWTAGGFYTEEIRVKGKREGFHIITLNGETAILASIHIHSPFRVSQYGVDMASLENVAVAALRRARRENEVIVIDEIGKMELFSPSFREAVLEALESGKPTLGTITLSPHPWADRIKQHPRVQLIHLTETNRQEVTEQLKHWLQEFFASKDIC, from the coding sequence ATGAAGAGCGCTTTTCTGATCACTGGAAAGCCTGGCGTCGGAAAAACCTCGGTCATAAAAAGGATGGTAAATGCCTTGGGATGGACAGCCGGTGGCTTCTACACCGAGGAGATACGGGTGAAGGGGAAACGAGAGGGATTTCACATCATCACTCTGAACGGAGAGACAGCTATCCTAGCTAGCATTCATATTCATAGCCCTTTTCGCGTCAGCCAGTACGGCGTTGACATGGCCAGCCTGGAGAATGTGGCTGTAGCCGCTCTCCGTCGGGCCAGGCGGGAAAATGAGGTGATAGTCATCGATGAAATTGGCAAGATGGAGCTATTCTCACCCAGCTTCAGGGAAGCTGTATTGGAGGCGCTAGAGAGTGGTAAACCGACATTAGGCACTATCACCCTTAGCCCACATCCCTGGGCCGATCGGATCAAGCAGCATCCTCGGGTGCAGTTGATTCACCTGACCGAAACGAATCGGCAGGAGGTAACCGAACAGTTAAAGCACTGGCTGCAAGAGTTTTTCGCTTCGAAGGATATATGTTGA